A DNA window from Roseovarius sp. Pro17 contains the following coding sequences:
- a CDS encoding PhoH family protein: MASTTKPGAPEVNDLHHQTIEFPDNFLLIDLCGEHDRNLAEIENTLDVQILRRGNHLAVHGEEGQVAEAVQVLEALYQRLETGKEVAHGDIDRELRMGGSEASIPPDPNYQLEMFKGGRVEIKTRKKLVEPRTEAQKAYVRSLFEKELAFGIGPAGTGKTYLAVAVGVSMFIEGHVDRIILSRPAVEAGEKLGYLPGDMKDKVDPYMQPLYDALNDFLPGKQLAKLIEDKKIEIAPLAFMRGRTLSRAYVVLDEAQNATTMQMKMFLTRLGEGSRMVVTGDRTQIDLPRGVASGLHDAERLLNSIPKIGFNYFTAKDVVRHPLVAAIIEAYEADG, encoded by the coding sequence TTGGCCAGCACAACAAAGCCCGGCGCACCCGAAGTCAATGATCTGCATCATCAGACCATCGAATTCCCCGACAACTTTCTGCTGATTGACCTCTGCGGTGAACATGACCGCAATCTGGCCGAGATCGAGAATACGCTGGACGTTCAGATCCTGCGGCGCGGAAACCATCTGGCCGTGCATGGCGAGGAGGGGCAGGTAGCCGAGGCCGTCCAGGTGCTTGAGGCGCTCTATCAGCGGCTGGAGACCGGCAAAGAGGTCGCCCATGGCGATATCGACCGCGAGCTGCGCATGGGCGGCAGCGAGGCGTCAATCCCCCCCGATCCGAACTATCAGCTAGAGATGTTCAAAGGCGGCCGAGTCGAGATCAAGACCCGCAAAAAGCTGGTCGAACCACGCACCGAGGCCCAGAAGGCCTATGTGCGCAGCCTCTTTGAAAAGGAACTGGCCTTTGGTATCGGCCCCGCCGGCACGGGCAAGACTTATCTGGCCGTCGCAGTGGGCGTGTCGATGTTCATCGAGGGGCACGTGGATCGAATCATCCTGTCGCGCCCTGCCGTCGAGGCGGGCGAGAAACTGGGCTATCTGCCCGGCGACATGAAGGACAAGGTCGATCCCTACATGCAGCCGCTCTATGACGCGCTGAATGATTTTCTGCCGGGCAAGCAACTGGCCAAGCTGATCGAGGACAAAAAGATCGAGATCGCGCCGCTGGCTTTCATGCGAGGCCGCACGCTATCGCGTGCCTACGTGGTGCTGGACGAGGCGCAGAACGCAACCACGATGCAGATGAAGATGTTCCTGACGCGCCTCGGCGAAGGCAGCCGTATGGTGGTGACGGGGGATCGCACTCAGATCGACCTGCCGCGCGGTGTGGCATCGGGCCTGCATGACGCAGAGCGCCTGCTTAATTCGATCCCCAAGATCGGCTTTAACTACTTTACCGCCAAGGACGTCGTGCGCCACCCGCTGGTCGCCGCAATCATCGAGGCATATGAGGCGGATGGCTAA
- the ybeY gene encoding rRNA maturation RNase YbeY yields the protein MLIDVMTEDRRWRALDLNALADRAAEATLTHLGLNADDFEISLLACNDTRIAVLNEDFRGRPQPTNVLSWPSVERGADRPGGVPDLPRPGPDAELGDIAIAYETCAAEAEAGGKPLSDHTTHLIVHAVLHLLGYDHIRDEDATLMETCEVAILGKLGIPDPYRP from the coding sequence ATGCTGATCGACGTCATGACAGAGGACCGCCGCTGGCGCGCTCTGGACCTCAATGCGCTGGCCGACCGTGCGGCAGAGGCAACGCTGACGCATCTGGGGCTGAATGCGGACGATTTCGAAATTAGCCTGCTGGCCTGCAACGATACCCGCATTGCCGTGCTCAACGAGGATTTTCGGGGCAGGCCGCAGCCGACCAACGTGCTTAGCTGGCCCAGCGTCGAGCGCGGTGCGGATCGCCCCGGCGGCGTGCCTGACCTGCCACGTCCCGGCCCTGATGCAGAACTGGGCGACATTGCCATTGCCTATGAGACCTGCGCCGCCGAGGCCGAGGCGGGCGGCAAACCGCTGAGCGATCATACGACGCATCTGATCGTCCATGCGGTCCTGCATCTATTGGGTTATGATCACATTCGTGACGAAGATGCCACGTTGATGGAGACCTGTGAGGTTGCCATCCTTGGCAAACTGGGCATACCTGACCCATATAGACCGTGA
- a CDS encoding hemolysin family protein, producing MGDSTDSSSSAAHGALPERPVVDDDESNGFFKRIFGAFSPSDTDSGTDDGSNETAERHGQGLINLRDKVVEDVAIPKADIVSIPATITQGELVHVFRDSGMTRLPVYEGTLDSPIGFVHLKDFALRHGFNGDAEDAFSLADMLRPLLYVPPSMRIGILLQKMQSDRRHMALVIDEYGGVDGLVTIEDLIEQVLGEIEDEHDIGEDDYWTEEKPGCYIALAKTPLEEFEAQIGQSLTDVDIVDEEEIDTLGGLVFMLLGRVPVRGEVVEHPSGIVFEVVEADPRRIKRLRVRVPYAGSHA from the coding sequence ATGGGCGACAGTACCGACAGTTCCTCTAGCGCAGCGCATGGCGCGCTGCCCGAGAGGCCAGTAGTGGACGACGACGAAAGTAACGGATTTTTCAAGCGCATATTCGGCGCTTTCAGCCCGTCCGACACCGATTCCGGCACGGATGACGGCAGCAACGAGACCGCCGAGCGTCACGGGCAGGGCCTGATCAACCTGCGCGACAAGGTGGTCGAGGATGTCGCTATCCCAAAGGCCGACATCGTATCAATCCCCGCCACAATCACGCAGGGCGAACTGGTTCATGTGTTCCGCGACAGTGGCATGACCCGCTTGCCGGTCTATGAGGGCACGCTGGATTCGCCCATCGGCTTTGTCCACCTCAAGGATTTCGCGCTGCGCCACGGCTTTAACGGGGACGCCGAGGATGCGTTTTCGCTGGCCGACATGCTGCGCCCGCTACTTTATGTGCCGCCGTCGATGCGGATCGGCATTCTGCTGCAAAAGATGCAGAGCGACCGGCGACACATGGCGTTGGTTATTGATGAATATGGCGGCGTCGATGGCCTCGTCACCATCGAGGATCTGATCGAGCAGGTGCTGGGCGAGATCGAGGACGAACATGACATCGGCGAGGACGACTACTGGACCGAGGAAAAGCCGGGCTGCTACATCGCGCTGGCCAAGACCCCGCTGGAAGAGTTCGAGGCGCAGATCGGCCAGTCGCTGACTGATGTCGACATCGTGGACGAGGAAGAGATCGACACGCTGGGCGGTCTGGTCTTTATGCTGCTAGGCCGCGTGCCGGTGCGCGGCGAGGTGGTCGAGCATCCCAGCGGCATCGTTTTCGAGGTGGTCGAGGCCGATCCACGCCGGATCAAGCGTTTGCGCGTGCGCGTGCCTTATGCGGGCAGCCATGCCTGA
- the lnt gene encoding apolipoprotein N-acyltransferase: MPDMASWLGARSPRILAVIAFILGAVAALGQAPWSLWPLSILAFGGLFGCFTAARTVRRAAWTGLAGGAGYFAVALSWIVEPFLVDVARHGWMAPFALVLISVGFALFWAGAQAIARALGGGAWVWTSVLTLSEALRGWLWTGFPWAQPGHVWISTPMLRWSAYGGALPLTFLLLITGAAIWHCAQGRWRSGAIGLGVTIALLIGGGMMPGAPRPTADAPVVRLVQPNVPQDEKWDPDRMGFYFDRQMAFTAAGAVPDLIVWPETALPVLLNRADGVIAQIAQTARGAPVVLGVQRAEDARYYNSLLLLDGQGRQAALYDKHHLVPFGEYMPLGNFMARFGIRGLAQQSGYGYSAGPGPQLIDMGALGSALPLICYEGVFARDVAGAPGRADFLLLITNDAWFGKLSGPYQHLAQARLRSVEQGLPMIRAANTGVSAMIDAAGQIIAQIPLGEAGYLDTPLPPTGAPTLYSRTGDLPSLLLLFLFAAAPAGLHRRRIARAARG; encoded by the coding sequence ATGCCTGACATGGCGTCGTGGCTGGGCGCGCGATCGCCTCGCATCTTGGCGGTGATCGCCTTCATTCTGGGCGCAGTGGCTGCGCTGGGACAGGCGCCGTGGTCGCTTTGGCCGCTTTCGATTCTGGCCTTTGGGGGGCTGTTCGGCTGTTTTACCGCGGCGCGCACTGTCCGCCGCGCGGCGTGGACAGGTCTTGCAGGCGGGGCCGGGTATTTTGCTGTCGCGCTCAGCTGGATCGTCGAGCCATTTCTGGTCGATGTGGCGCGCCACGGATGGATGGCGCCATTCGCGCTGGTCCTTATTTCGGTTGGGTTTGCCCTGTTCTGGGCGGGGGCGCAGGCCATCGCGCGCGCCTTGGGTGGCGGTGCATGGGTCTGGACCAGTGTCCTGACACTTTCCGAGGCGTTGCGCGGTTGGCTCTGGACCGGATTTCCATGGGCGCAGCCGGGGCATGTGTGGATTTCGACACCCATGCTACGCTGGAGTGCATATGGCGGTGCGTTGCCTCTGACCTTTCTGCTTCTTATCACCGGGGCTGCGATCTGGCATTGTGCGCAGGGGCGCTGGCGCTCTGGCGCAATAGGCCTGGGTGTGACCATTGCACTGCTGATCGGCGGCGGCATGATGCCCGGTGCGCCCCGGCCCACTGCGGACGCGCCCGTTGTGCGCCTCGTACAACCCAACGTGCCACAGGATGAGAAATGGGATCCTGACCGGATGGGGTTTTACTTCGACCGGCAGATGGCCTTTACCGCTGCGGGTGCCGTGCCCGATCTGATCGTCTGGCCCGAAACCGCGCTGCCTGTGCTGCTGAACCGCGCGGACGGGGTAATCGCGCAGATCGCACAGACCGCTCGCGGCGCGCCGGTTGTTCTGGGTGTGCAGCGGGCCGAGGACGCGCGTTACTACAATTCGCTTTTGCTGCTGGATGGGCAGGGTCGGCAGGCGGCACTTTATGACAAGCATCATCTGGTGCCGTTCGGGGAATACATGCCGCTGGGCAATTTCATGGCCCGGTTCGGTATACGCGGCCTCGCACAGCAGAGCGGCTATGGCTATTCGGCAGGGCCGGGTCCGCAGCTGATCGATATGGGCGCGCTGGGCAGCGCGCTGCCGCTGATCTGCTACGAGGGTGTGTTCGCGCGCGACGTGGCGGGCGCGCCGGGAAGGGCCGATTTCCTGCTGCTGATAACCAATGACGCATGGTTCGGGAAGCTGTCAGGCCCTTACCAGCACTTGGCGCAGGCCCGCCTGCGCAGTGTCGAGCAAGGGTTACCGATGATCCGCGCCGCCAATACCGGCGTCTCGGCGATGATTGACGCCGCCGGGCAAATCATCGCACAGATCCCGCTGGGCGAGGCGGGGTATCTGGACACGCCTCTACCTCCGACGGGGGCGCCTACGCTCTATTCGCGCACGGGCGATTTGCCGTCCTTGCTGCTGCTGTTCCTATTCGCCGCCGCGCCTGCCGGGCTGCATAGGCGCAGAATTGCACGTGCTGCGCGCGGATAG
- the metK gene encoding methionine adenosyltransferase, giving the protein MARQNYTLTSESVSEGHPDKVCDRISDAILDAFLTEEPEARVAAEAFATTNRVIIGGEVRLSDEDKLIKLRDSMAGVVRECVKDIGYEQDKFNWKTLEVTNLLHAQSKDIAQGVDASGNKDEGAGDQGIMFGYATTETSDLMPAPIQYSHAILRRLAEVRKDGTEPLLLPDAKSQLSVVYENGKPSHISSVVLSTQHEQFANKSDGKELTPRDVRDIVEPYIHLVLPDGWLRDDTVWHVNPTGVFVIGGPDGDAGLTGRKIIVDTYGGAAPHGGGAFSGKDPTKVDRSAAYAARYLAKNVVAAGLAEKCTIQLSYAIGVSEPLSIYADTHGTGEVDPAAIEKAIRECMDLSPRGIRQHLSLNQAIYQRTAAYGHFGRAPESDGGFSWERTNLVDKLLSCL; this is encoded by the coding sequence ATGGCACGACAGAATTACACGCTGACCTCCGAGTCCGTCTCGGAAGGGCATCCCGACAAGGTGTGCGACCGCATATCCGACGCAATCCTCGACGCATTCCTGACCGAAGAGCCGGAGGCGCGCGTCGCCGCCGAAGCCTTTGCCACCACCAACCGGGTGATAATTGGCGGTGAAGTGCGCCTGTCCGACGAAGACAAGCTGATCAAGCTGCGCGATAGCATGGCCGGTGTCGTGCGCGAGTGCGTCAAGGATATCGGCTATGAGCAGGACAAGTTTAACTGGAAAACACTGGAGGTGACGAACCTTTTGCATGCGCAGTCCAAGGATATCGCGCAAGGCGTCGACGCATCGGGCAACAAGGATGAGGGCGCAGGCGATCAGGGTATCATGTTCGGTTACGCCACGACCGAGACCAGCGATCTTATGCCCGCACCGATCCAGTATAGCCACGCGATCCTGCGCCGGCTGGCCGAGGTGCGCAAAGACGGCACCGAGCCGCTGTTGCTGCCTGACGCCAAGAGCCAGCTGTCGGTCGTTTATGAGAACGGAAAACCGTCGCATATCAGCTCGGTCGTGCTGAGCACCCAGCACGAGCAGTTTGCCAACAAATCCGATGGCAAGGAATTGACCCCAAGAGACGTGCGCGACATCGTGGAGCCCTACATTCACCTAGTCTTGCCCGACGGCTGGCTGCGCGATGATACCGTATGGCACGTCAATCCGACCGGTGTTTTTGTCATCGGAGGCCCCGACGGCGATGCTGGCCTTACGGGTCGCAAGATCATCGTCGATACCTATGGCGGCGCGGCCCCGCATGGCGGCGGCGCGTTTTCGGGTAAGGATCCGACCAAGGTCGACCGCTCGGCCGCCTATGCCGCGCGCTATCTCGCCAAGAACGTCGTGGCCGCAGGTCTGGCCGAGAAATGCACGATCCAGTTGAGCTATGCGATCGGGGTGTCCGAACCGCTGTCGATCTATGCCGACACGCATGGCACCGGCGAGGTCGATCCGGCCGCGATCGAAAAGGCAATCCGCGAGTGCATGGACCTCAGCCCGCGCGGCATCCGCCAGCATCTATCGCTGAATCAGGCGATTTATCAGCGCACCGCCGCATACGGTCATTTCGGTCGCGCACCCGAAAGCGATGGCGGCTTCAGTTGGGAGCGCACCAATCTGGTGGACAAGCTGCTGTCTTGCCTCTGA
- the trmB gene encoding tRNA (guanine(46)-N(7))-methyltransferase TrmB, producing MIKDRHPSGAPWRNFYGRFKGKALRRTQEILLEEDLDALSPGPVGWDVNPDRENLDLNALFSGRDLWLEIGFGGGEHLAHTAVSEPDVGFIGCEPYLNGVAMLLAKLRRVDTPNVRVHPGDARDVFDVLPEGSVGRAYLLYPDPWPKARHHRRRFVTKEHLAPLARAMRPGAELRVATDIEDYVRQALEEVPRCGFEWLAEGPDDWRRPWDGWISTRYEQKALREGRVPHYLRFKRQ from the coding sequence ATGATCAAGGACAGGCATCCATCGGGCGCGCCATGGCGCAATTTTTACGGACGGTTCAAGGGCAAGGCCCTGCGCCGGACTCAGGAAATTCTGCTGGAGGAGGATCTGGATGCACTGTCGCCCGGTCCGGTCGGCTGGGACGTCAATCCGGATCGCGAAAATCTGGATCTGAACGCGCTGTTTAGCGGGCGGGATCTATGGCTTGAGATCGGCTTTGGCGGTGGTGAGCATCTGGCGCATACGGCTGTTTCGGAGCCTGATGTTGGGTTCATCGGATGCGAGCCCTATCTGAACGGCGTCGCCATGCTGCTGGCCAAGCTTCGCCGCGTGGACACGCCGAATGTGCGGGTGCATCCGGGGGATGCACGCGACGTCTTTGACGTATTGCCGGAAGGGTCGGTGGGGCGGGCCTATCTCCTCTATCCCGACCCTTGGCCCAAAGCGCGCCATCATCGACGCCGCTTTGTCACCAAAGAGCATTTGGCCCCGCTGGCGCGTGCGATGCGCCCCGGAGCGGAACTGCGTGTGGCGACCGACATCGAGGATTACGTGCGCCAGGCCCTAGAAGAAGTGCCGCGCTGCGGGTTCGAATGGCTGGCCGAAGGGCCGGATGACTGGCGCCGCCCTTGGGATGGCTGGATTTCGACGCGGTACGAGCAAAAGGCGCTGCGTGAGGGGCGTGTGCCGCATTACCTGCGGTTCAAGCGTCAATAG
- the argE gene encoding acetylornithine deacetylase produces the protein MSLPIDDTLFLLRSLIAFPTVSQDSNLDIIDYLAARLEASGARVEVMQDAAGKKANLFATIGPEGDGGIVLSGHSDVVPVADQVWATDPFALHEADGLLYGRGTCDMKGFIAAAVAMAPIFAQRIGARPLHFSFTYDEETGCVGARALAEALTARGLRPGVALIGEPTMMRVIEGHKGCCEYSTHFTGLAGHGSGPDMGVNAVEYAARFVARLLALKDTLRARAPKDSRFDPPWTTINTGALIGGVAHNVIPSTAQVDWEMRPVQQSDFALVKQDLHHYCTDILLPAMRAVYPQADIRTETIGEVEGLIPAEVSEARDIMMELTGANGADVVPFGTEAGIFQSLGMSAILCGPGSIEQAHKADEFVAMDQMVQCLEMLERLSQKLAGY, from the coding sequence TTGTCCCTGCCCATCGATGACACGCTCTTTCTTTTGCGCTCGCTGATCGCGTTTCCCACTGTCTCGCAGGACAGTAATCTTGATATCATCGACTACCTCGCCGCCCGTCTTGAGGCATCAGGCGCGCGGGTCGAGGTGATGCAGGACGCTGCCGGAAAAAAAGCAAACCTCTTTGCAACCATAGGTCCCGAGGGGGATGGCGGTATCGTTCTATCGGGCCATAGTGACGTGGTGCCGGTGGCCGATCAGGTCTGGGCGACCGATCCGTTTGCACTGCATGAGGCCGATGGCCTCCTTTATGGGCGCGGTACCTGCGACATGAAGGGCTTTATCGCTGCCGCCGTTGCTATGGCACCCATCTTTGCGCAGCGGATCGGGGCGCGCCCGCTCCATTTTTCGTTCACCTACGACGAGGAAACCGGCTGCGTTGGCGCCCGCGCGCTGGCCGAGGCACTGACAGCGCGCGGCTTGCGCCCCGGCGTAGCCCTGATCGGCGAGCCAACGATGATGCGCGTAATTGAGGGCCACAAGGGCTGCTGCGAATACAGCACGCATTTCACCGGATTGGCAGGCCACGGATCGGGGCCCGATATGGGCGTGAACGCGGTCGAATACGCTGCCCGCTTTGTCGCGCGCCTGCTGGCGCTCAAGGACACGCTGCGCGCCCGCGCCCCGAAGGATAGCCGCTTTGATCCGCCTTGGACCACGATCAATACCGGCGCTCTGATCGGAGGCGTTGCGCATAACGTGATCCCCTCGACCGCGCAGGTCGACTGGGAAATGCGACCCGTGCAACAGTCGGATTTCGCACTGGTCAAGCAGGATCTGCATCACTACTGCACCGACATCCTGCTGCCCGCCATGCGCGCCGTCTATCCGCAGGCCGATATCCGCACCGAAACCATCGGTGAGGTCGAGGGCTTGATCCCTGCCGAAGTCTCGGAGGCGCGCGACATCATGATGGAGCTGACCGGCGCGAACGGCGCCGACGTCGTGCCGTTCGGCACCGAGGCGGGCATATTTCAGTCGCTCGGCATGTCTGCCATACTTTGCGGGCCCGGCTCGATCGAGCAGGCGCACAAGGCGGATGAATTCGTCGCTATGGACCAGATGGTCCAATGTCTTGAGATGCTGGAGCGGCTCAGCCAGAAACTGGCGGGCTATTGA
- the dtd gene encoding D-aminoacyl-tRNA deacylase — MRALIQRVTHASVTVKGEVVGQTGPGLLILVCAMLGDDEGKAETLAAKIAKLRIFPDDAGKMNRSLRDIGGGALVVSQFTLAADTRSGNRPGFSSAAPPDEGKRLYESFAQNLRSHGVPCETGRFGASMQVALTNDGPVTIWLDV; from the coding sequence ATGCGCGCCCTCATCCAACGCGTCACACATGCCAGCGTCACGGTGAAGGGCGAGGTCGTCGGCCAGACCGGACCGGGGCTTTTGATCCTCGTTTGCGCCATGCTGGGCGACGACGAGGGTAAGGCCGAAACACTAGCCGCCAAGATCGCCAAGCTGCGGATTTTTCCGGACGATGCGGGCAAGATGAACCGATCATTGCGCGACATCGGTGGCGGCGCATTGGTGGTCAGCCAGTTCACACTGGCCGCTGACACGCGCAGCGGCAATCGACCCGGCTTTTCAAGCGCCGCACCGCCAGACGAGGGCAAGCGCCTCTACGAAAGCTTCGCGCAGAATCTGCGCAGCCATGGTGTGCCATGCGAAACGGGACGCTTTGGTGCGTCGATGCAGGTCGCGCTGACCAATGACGGCCCAGTGACGATTTGGCTGGATGTCTGA
- a CDS encoding TFIIB-type zinc finger domain-containing protein, whose translation MPSPNRDAPAATQHRFPCDTCGADMRYAPGDGALICDHCGNRQEISGDGPWENALSELDLAAALAAQLPAEETQRTPLMKCPNCGAEVTLVGDAHAGECPFCATPMVTGTGTQRRFKPRGVLPFGLDERTARAAMNDWLGQLWFAPSGLKDYARKGRKMQGIYVPYWTFDAATRSSYRGERGTVYYETRTVMRDGKRQTIRVAKVRWRSVSGRVARAFDDILVLASHALPKRYTDGLPPWDLAALEPYSPEFLAGFSAEAYTVQIEDGYVEARAHMDGVIARDVKFDIGGDRQRIHGIETQIDGASFKHILLPVWMAAYKYRGTSYRFVVNGRTGRVQGERPWSAWKIGFAILLGLLVAGAVGFAFAVQQGAL comes from the coding sequence ATGCCTTCGCCCAACCGTGACGCCCCCGCCGCGACCCAGCACCGCTTTCCGTGTGACACTTGCGGCGCCGACATGCGCTATGCGCCCGGCGACGGCGCGCTGATCTGCGATCATTGCGGCAATCGCCAAGAGATTTCAGGCGACGGTCCATGGGAAAACGCCCTGAGCGAGCTTGACCTTGCCGCCGCCCTCGCTGCGCAGTTGCCCGCCGAGGAGACCCAGCGTACGCCGCTGATGAAATGCCCCAATTGCGGCGCAGAGGTCACGCTGGTTGGCGATGCCCATGCGGGCGAATGCCCATTCTGCGCGACGCCCATGGTGACCGGCACCGGCACGCAGCGGCGGTTCAAACCGCGCGGCGTGTTGCCTTTTGGTCTGGACGAGCGCACGGCGCGCGCCGCGATGAATGACTGGCTGGGCCAGTTGTGGTTCGCGCCCTCGGGCCTCAAGGACTACGCGCGCAAGGGTCGCAAGATGCAGGGCATCTACGTGCCCTACTGGACGTTCGACGCCGCCACCCGGTCGTCCTATCGCGGCGAGCGCGGCACCGTCTATTATGAGACGCGCACCGTCATGCGCGACGGCAAGCGGCAGACCATTCGCGTGGCCAAAGTACGCTGGCGCAGCGTCTCGGGCCGCGTTGCGCGCGCCTTTGATGATATTCTGGTTCTGGCCTCGCACGCCCTGCCCAAGCGCTACACCGATGGATTACCTCCATGGGATCTGGCGGCGCTCGAGCCTTACAGCCCCGAATTCCTCGCCGGTTTCTCGGCCGAGGCTTATACGGTTCAGATCGAGGATGGATATGTCGAGGCACGCGCTCATATGGACGGCGTGATCGCGCGCGATGTCAAATTCGACATCGGCGGCGACCGACAGCGGATCCATGGCATCGAGACCCAGATCGACGGCGCCTCGTTCAAGCATATTCTGCTGCCCGTCTGGATGGCCGCCTACAAGTACCGCGGGACCAGCTACCGCTTTGTCGTCAATGGGCGCACCGGTCGCGTTCAAGGCGAGCGGCCGTGGTCGGCGTGGAAAATTGGTTTTGCTATCTTGCTGGGCCTTTTGGTCGCCGGGGCGGTAGGTTTCGCGTTCGCGGTGCAACAGGGCGCGCTTTGA
- a CDS encoding SPFH domain-containing protein: MGIFDFLTGEFIDVIHWTDDTRDTMVWRFQREGHEIKYGAKLTVREGQAAVFVHEGQLADVFTPGLYMLETNNMPVMTTLQHWDHGFKSPFKSEIYFVNTTRFNDLKWGTKNPIMMRDPEFGPTRLRAFGTYTVRVADPAVFLREIVGTDGEFTQDEISFQIRNIIVQEFSRAIAVSGIPVLDMAANTADLGKLVADAISQTVANYGLTIPELYIENISLPPAVEKALDKRTSMGLAGDLGAYTQYSAAEAMTDAAKNPSGGGMGAGLGMGMGMAMAQQMSGQSGPWGARPAQAPQSPPPPPQPERVWHIAENGETRGPFSRAALGRMAASGDLARGAMVWTAGQDGWLKAEDVPDLAQLFTVMPPPPPPA; encoded by the coding sequence ATGGGTATCTTCGACTTTCTGACCGGCGAATTCATCGACGTCATTCACTGGACCGACGACACTCGCGACACGATGGTCTGGCGGTTCCAGCGCGAGGGCCACGAGATCAAGTATGGAGCCAAGCTGACCGTGCGCGAGGGGCAGGCCGCCGTTTTCGTCCACGAGGGACAGTTGGCGGATGTCTTCACCCCCGGCCTCTACATGCTCGAAACCAACAACATGCCGGTGATGACGACCCTCCAGCATTGGGATCACGGCTTCAAAAGCCCGTTCAAGTCCGAGATCTACTTCGTCAACACGACCCGCTTTAACGATTTGAAATGGGGCACCAAAAACCCGATCATGATGCGCGATCCGGAATTCGGCCCTACCCGCCTGCGCGCCTTCGGCACCTATACTGTGCGCGTCGCCGATCCCGCTGTTTTCCTGCGCGAGATTGTCGGTACCGACGGCGAATTCACCCAGGACGAGATCAGCTTTCAGATCCGCAACATCATCGTGCAGGAGTTTTCCCGCGCCATCGCCGTCTCGGGCATCCCCGTGCTCGACATGGCAGCCAACACCGCCGATCTGGGCAAGCTGGTGGCAGACGCGATCAGCCAGACGGTGGCAAATTACGGCCTGACCATCCCCGAACTTTATATCGAGAACATTTCGCTGCCCCCCGCCGTGGAAAAGGCACTGGACAAACGCACGTCCATGGGGCTCGCAGGCGATCTGGGCGCCTATACGCAGTATTCCGCCGCCGAGGCGATGACCGACGCGGCGAAAAACCCCTCCGGCGGTGGCATGGGTGCTGGTCTCGGCATGGGGATGGGTATGGCGATGGCCCAACAAATGAGCGGCCAGTCCGGCCCATGGGGCGCGCGCCCCGCGCAAGCTCCACAATCGCCACCACCGCCGCCTCAGCCCGAACGTGTCTGGCATATCGCCGAAAATGGCGAGACGCGCGGACCTTTCTCGCGCGCCGCATTGGGCCGCATGGCCGCATCCGGTGATCTGGCGCGCGGCGCCATGGTCTGGACCGCAGGTCAGGACGGCTGGCTAAAGGCCGAGGACGTGCCGGACCTGGCCCAGCTCTTTACCGTCATGCCACCGCCTCCACCCCCGGCATAA
- a CDS encoding DUF2927 domain-containing protein: protein MRSGGILRALCGAAGLAAIAACTDMPSPSTTPQARPAGLKPPATPPDAGPSERSQILAAHYARVESGLIAQGLLRTGGGGVDTPYTDTDLMRNFEAIVFHDEYARDRGLTPADGRAGGLRKWTEPVRMNVEFGTSVPRAQRDTDRAMVSDYAARLARVTGHPISANAGSNANFHVLFMGEDDRGQAVERIRTLVPNISPASLDLFNNLPRSIHCLVVAFSGNNNDYTYRRAIAFIRSEHPDLLRRSCVHEELAQGLGLANDSPRARPSIFNDDDEFALLTTHDEELLRLLYSPRLKPGMSFDIARPILTQLIAERRGGSS, encoded by the coding sequence ATGCGGTCAGGCGGTATCCTCAGGGCGCTTTGCGGCGCGGCGGGCCTCGCGGCGATCGCCGCTTGCACCGATATGCCGTCGCCCTCCACGACACCGCAGGCCCGTCCGGCCGGTTTGAAACCCCCTGCCACCCCGCCTGACGCGGGCCCGTCCGAGCGCAGCCAGATCCTCGCCGCGCATTATGCGCGCGTCGAGTCCGGGCTGATTGCACAGGGCCTCTTGCGCACCGGCGGTGGGGGGGTCGACACGCCCTATACCGACACCGACCTTATGCGCAATTTCGAGGCCATCGTCTTTCACGACGAATATGCGCGCGACCGCGGCCTGACCCCGGCAGACGGGCGCGCGGGCGGTCTGCGCAAATGGACCGAGCCTGTGCGCATGAACGTCGAATTCGGCACCTCAGTGCCACGCGCACAGCGCGACACCGATCGCGCGATGGTCTCCGATTACGCCGCGCGCCTCGCCCGCGTCACTGGCCATCCGATCAGTGCGAATGCCGGTTCGAACGCCAATTTCCACGTCCTGTTCATGGGCGAGGACGACAGAGGGCAAGCAGTTGAACGCATTCGCACTCTGGTGCCAAACATCAGCCCCGCCTCACTGGATCTATTCAACAATCTGCCGCGCTCAATCCATTGTCTGGTCGTGGCATTTTCGGGCAATAACAACGACTACACCTATCGGCGCGCCATCGCCTTCATCCGATCCGAGCACCCTGACCTGCTGCGCCGCTCCTGCGTGCATGAGGAACTGGCGCAGGGTCTGGGCCTTGCCAATGACAGCCCGCGCGCGCGGCCCTCAATCTTTAACGACGATGATGAATTCGCGCTGCTGACCACCCATGACGAAGAGCTGCTGCGCCTGCTCTATTCGCCGCGCCTGAAACCGGGGATGAGTTTTGACATCGCGCGCCCCATCCTGACCCAACTGATCGCCGAGCGACGCGGCGGGTCCAGCTAA